The following is a genomic window from Penaeus chinensis breed Huanghai No. 1 chromosome 7, ASM1920278v2, whole genome shotgun sequence.
TATGCATGCTTAGGACACAAGGGCTTTTTATATGGAATCAAAGGACACACCTTGACAAAGCCAAAGTGCATTCAAAAATACCAACAACCATTCGCTTACATCTGGAGATTATAACTTGATCTTAACTCTCTTTAAAATCTTTGGATATGGAATAATTATCTCTCATCTGATGAACGGTAATGAGTACCTTTTTCAATAAACCcatcttcgccttttttttttctttttttttttgtacaatttTGTAAAAATTCTGTCGTAGACACTCGAAGGCTTAGTCATCACCACGCGAACATCACGAGGGCGAAACAGATGCCATATGAACGGATGAAACAAGCTGGGACGAGACGCCAATAATAGAATAACATCGCGAGGATTCGAAGCGGATTCCACACAAAATTACGGTTTAGAGGCCAatacacagataaaaataaatagataaataaataattaataaaatagaaaaaaaaactgaagcgcTCCATGACTAAAAGTTGCGAAATCATCTTGTGACGGAAGGTAATGgaccaacaaaagcaaaaaagaaattgCGAGCgcgaaacaacaagcagttcATTTAGATCGCAATATAGATAGTGTACTAGGCTGGGAGATAGAAAAAAGTTAGAGGTGATAAACACACAGTTAAAAAATTGCTGGTATCTTTCCAGCTATAAGATATAATTAtgtgataaccagcaagggcgtgaccggatgaGCCCCGTAACGAAAATAAAGGTCGCTCAGTGACGTGGATGTGGAGTAGTAGCGTGGAGTAGCGTCCAGCAGCCATGTTTATCTCGGTAAGCCCGTTTGAATTAATTTAGTGTACCATCGTGATGGAACATAGTGGACAGGAACTAGAAATAGAACACAGTAATATGGAAGTGTTATTCTGAAACTTAGTTAGGATTAGGAAGAGAATTAAGATATTTATGAAGATATAATGAAACTAATTTTTGGCAATATTGTGTTTAGGGTTaaaggttaaaacaaataaacgacatcaaggtcatataacAATATCGTGTTcgatatattctttttattaacagttaatgatagatatgtatgtttataagtgtaATTAAGCGCTTTCTAAGACTGATAGCTCAGCGGAAGTGTGGAGGTAGTGACGAGTCCTTTGTTTTCCAAAGGAGCGTAAGagtgatattttgtgtatcaagtatttacttttatcattttacttGCTTTATGTTTGATGAATTTATTCATATAGAAATATgacttaatttatttttgttatgattagttatttccttttcttatgaccattattatttttgtataatatcTAATTCACCGTTTATTCTAATTGAACTATTTCCTTCTCTGGTGTTCATTATTCTTTTGTGCAATATCTAATTCAGTCATTAACTTTTAGATACAGAGAAATTAATGGCTTTTATAGTAATCCCTATTTTGTTTAGATGTTAAGTTAAGATGTGACGTAGTTATGAAtgctgattttgtttttatcaagttTCATAACTGATAATCATATAACAGTGAGTTATAATTCTAGTCTAGTTGTATGTAAAAAGTGAAGAACCcacttaatgttgttgtttttttttcacataaacgTTGGTattgtaatgttattatattaCATTGATAATATTCAGGTAATcaatctattgtttttttttttgttttttttttgtttttttacaaagatttaaTTCAGTCCTTGAATTGcacttattaatagtattaatattgtcactttgaAATCATTGATTAATTGTTTAGGTTTACATTACAATCAATgagaatatttaaatatttataaatttaacaTGATAAGTCTTGATACTGAAGAGCATTTAATAAGATATTGTGGAATGTGGGGCAACAGCAATTCCTTTGATAGAAGGCGAAGTTGAAACTTTTATTCTGTCAGATTTTGGTAGACCGTATGGTTGAGGGGTTAATTAAGGTCTAGCCCTTTTTCTGAAGGAATCTGACAGTGAGAGACCATTAccctaattataaaatatatttctatctcaTATATGTAGCATCttaattgataatatttatacattcacacacccacttgatatacatatatatttatatataaatatatatgtatatatatgtgtatatatatatatatatatatatataatatttatcaagatatcatatttaattaaaaacaaataacagcaaAATGTGGAAttttatttaaacaaaataacattctatatacattctatatagaGAAATGTCTAAAGTGATAACAGGCGAATAGTACAATGCAAATCTGTGCCTAGAATCCTTGCGGTTGTCGTTGACAACTCAATGCTTAAAAATAATATGTTGTTTTTGTTCCCTGGTAAATTTTATAAGATTGTTTTCTAGTTTTATGTGTGGACACTGAGACATGTAGTTAGTCTTTGATTTAGAAGTAGCCTGTAAGtggagcataaacacacacacacatatacacacatatgctttcTTCCGTTGTAGTCGGACTGTGTTTTTTCCAAAATTTTGATAATTACACCAAAGAGATGCTACATTTCagtcatagacatacacacacacacacacatacacacacattatatatgtaaatatatatatatgtatgtatgtatctatgtacgtataagCATTATATCAgtgcccctgtgtgtgtgtgtttaaatgtcaCCATCGATTACGAATATGCATTATTTTCTTTGGTACGAAGAAAGTAATAACTGGTCGAGATTTTCGGAACGATGAATAACGGGACTGAAATGATCTCGACGTCACGTAAAAGGAAATGGCAATGGCGAATGGAGACTGTGGAGTAAGCTGATAGGATGATGATGGAGCAGATGAGTGAAAGTGCGATGATAGCGAAAATAAACGCTGAAGTAAAGATgattggggcggggggggggggggggttgcaacatAGCAATGGACTAGATTGTGACAGATGCAATAGAACAGATCCTTTAAAAAGGCATGGAAACCCAATTAACACTATGGCGAATTTGATAACTATTCATGTCAGCCTATGTAGAATAATGCGTTTTCCGTTCGTAAGTAACATGGGCCACGAAGCCGGATTTTCCATCGACGTAATAAGTTACTTTTTGAACTCGATTGTCGGGAAGGTGGACGTAGTATAATCCCTGGGTCCTGTAGCCATCACGATCTTCCTGATGGCCGAAGTTGTTCCCGGATAATTCATCTCTCACGGTGTACTGGATGTTGTATTGGCTATCAGCCTGAAAGGCATAAAATATGGAAATAAtgcagtatataaacacacacatatacacacatctctctctctctctctctctctctctctctctatatatatatatatatatatatatatatatggtaggaaaacccataatgtaaaactagatttattgaaagtgagagacctgaggatggaatctaaTTGGCAATGGCgaatttttacattgtgggtttttctaccattgtatcaacacggtagagtgttttcacctttcataatGGACCCCAcggtaaaaagaaatatatatatatatataaatatatatatttatatatatatatatatatatatatattcacacacgcactcatatatggTCTTACATAAGTACTCTCTCTCGAGTAGAAACAAATTGGCAGCATATGGACACCGAAGCAGGCTTTCGATAAACTCACCTGTTTTCCTTGTTCCGAAACGGCGctccgggggaggggggagcccgCCACCAGTGCACGATTCGCGggcggcgaggggggagggagggttctgTGTGCCAGAGCAGGGGGGTGACGATTAGCGTGGGCGAGGCGCGGGTAATTGCTCGTCTTGTGGGTAGCGAAGAGGCTTTTAGAAACGTTGCTTGGTAGTGCAAATTGTCTCAGGCTTGGGGAATGATGTTTTAATTTTCTGCCGGGGCGTGAGGTCACACCGGGAGCTCTGAAAGGTGTGAGAGGGTTTGGCGAGTGTGAAGGAACCGGTGCTCGAGCGAAGAGACTGTAACCAGGACTAGTTAAATAAGGGATTTTTCCAACTGAAGATATCGGATGTACAGAATCACGTCTGGAGGATTTCTGGCGATCTGAGAGTTTGTGGCTGAAGATGTCGTTCTCTCGGAGGTAATCGGGACTGGCGATAGCGGCGCCTGCAAGAGCTGCCAGGAGGAATATCTGTGGGAATATGCAGATTATTCAAATTGTATTCGGGATAGTAATTTAAAGATATTCATCTACCTTTACTTTAGCATTCAAAAGTATATCCGTTGGTTATATTTTGTATTCGAAAAGATGTTGCAATACTGAAGCATGAATCAGCACTggggtattttttattttcaagttcaccgcgtgatttttttttttagaaaagctGAGAGAATCAGAAGATAACTCCAGCCGCTGATGAAGTTGACAGGAAagaggtaaaaataaaataaagttgaaGGAAAGACTCAACAAGGAAGGCAAATTGGAGCTGAAATATGAAGATAGAATGCAAGGAGAGATACAGGTTCAGTATTAAcgttcttatcataattactaatctGACAGACATCTGCGTTTCTATAAAACTATACAAGGCATTCGGAAGGGGAAGACAATGCCTTTTCATTTCTTGCATAACTCCTCTTTCTACAAAGATACATGGTCTTATAATAATTTCTTGGGAATATTATGCAATGGTTATTCCTTCACAGTAGAAACTGAAGCAGAAACATCACCTTGAAATACTTTTGACGGTGACAAAGCAAAACTGAAGGTTGAAAACTTTgagaattattatagttatgcaGTGTTGGGAATACTCATGTGCAGTCCGTATAGTACAGGACCGAAACTCAATAACTGTTTTGTCTGTGGTGTCTCTAAATATCTGAGCGCAGTGAGTTCCGTCTGTATAGGAAAAGGGACACACaatcacagacgcacacacacgcactcacacacacacacacacacatatacacacacacacacacacacaaacaaacacacaaacacacacacacactcgtatgtctatgtgtatatacatatatatatatatatatatatatatatatatatatatatatacatctttatgtatatatacatatatatgaatatatatatatatatatatatatatatatatattaaacactttcccctactttttttcttattacttacacactcacacacacacacacatatactgtaaaaatatatctatgtggTTGTACAtgaacgtacatacataaatatatttacacacacacacacacacatgcgcgaacatacatgcccacatacgcacacacacacacacacacacacacgcacacaaacacacacacacacacacacacacgtatatatatatatatatatatatatatatatatatatatatatgtgtgtgtgtgtgtgtgtgtgtgtgtgtgtgtgtgtgtgtatgtgtgtgtgtgtgtgcgtgcgtgtgtgtgtgtatatatatgtatctatatgtatctatctttacacacacacacacacacacacacacacacacacacacacacacatatatatatatatatatatatatatatatatatatatatatatatatatgtatatatatatatgtgtgtgtgtgtttgtgtgtgtgtatatacatacatacatacatacatacatacatacatacatacatacatacatacatatatacatacatacatacatacatacatacacacacacacacacacacacacacatatatatatatatatatatatatatatatatatatatatacatgtgtgtgtgtatatatatacatatgtgtatatatatacatatgtatatatatatatatatatatatatatatatatatatatacacacacacacattcgtctgtctgtctctgtatctatgtctatatatatatacacacacatatatatatatatatatatatatatatatgtgtgtgtgtgtgtgtgtgtgtgtgtgtgtgtgtgtgtgtgtctatatgtatctatatgtatctatctttacacacgcactcacaaacacatatatatatatatgtgtgtgtgtgtgtgtttgtgtgtgtgtgtgtgtgtttgtgtgtgtgtgtgtgtgtgtgtgtgtttgtgtgtgtgtgtgtgtgtttgtgtgtgtgtgtaaagatagatacatatagatacacacacacacacacacacacacacacaaacacacacacacacacacacacacacacacacacacacacacacacacacatatatatatatatatatatatatatatatatatatatacacatagatatagagaaatgtgtttgagtatgtgtgcgtgcgtgtgtgtgagagacagagatacagagacagacagacgaatgtgtgtgtgtgtgtgtgtatatatatatatatatatatatatatatatgtatatatacatacatacacacatgtatatgtttgtgtgtgtgtgtgtgtgtgtatgtatgtatgtatgtatgtatgtatgtatgtatgtatgtatgtatgtatgtatgtatatgtatatacacacacacatgtgtgtgtgtgtgtgtgtgtgcgtgtgtgtatgtgtgtgtgtgtatgtgtgtatgtgtgtgtgcgtatatatatatatatatatatatatatatatatatatatatatatgtgtgtgtgtgtgtgtgtttgtgtgtgtgtgtgtgtgtatgtatgtatgtatatatatatatatatacatacatacatatatatatatatatatacatatatatatatatatatatatatatatatatatatatatatatatatatgcagttatgcGCGCGAGTTATTCTTTAATTTAACGTATGCATAAAATTAAAACCTTACTTGAATAGGTGTGGCTATAATTATAACGAACTGTTGTGAATATTGTAAAATTTTCATATCACAATAAAGGTCATGTACACATCTATTGTCAACACTCTATAAAGCACAACATGGAGCAATGACTGCGTACCTGGTCTGCTTGTGGAGATGAGGCACTAGGTCGACGAGGCACTGAGATCCTATGCCCAGTGGTAGGAATTGGGCTGCTAAAGACAATACCCGTTGAGGCGGCCAGGACTAAGACCTACAGGGGTATGGCGGAACAGAATTCAGgggtaattacacacacaaattcacttaTTAACACATCCGCACATAAGTATATTCCATTTCCTGAACAGTAGGTCGACCACTCCCTCAACGCTTGAACCGAAATTTGCATAGAAATCTTTGGATAATAATTAAAACCGCGATCGTCTCGTAGGTCACGATCTTACGAACTCACGAACTCACCTGAACTCTCATGGCTGCAacggaagggggcggggaagcCACTGTGCGAATCCACCGGTGTCAAGCTTATATACGCGAACACTCACTGGTAACCCTCTCTGGCTAcggaacaacaacaacgcccgGTGACACTACTACGAAGCATGattttctgtttcattctctcttttttctgtttctatttttgatTGTAAGAATGGGGGATCATCCAGGTGGATAAAGACGCAACGACGAGCACTGTCACGGAGTGTCGCAAGCAAGGGGCGAGtgagaatatgtgtttgtgtcattaCCGTGTGAAGTCACCGAGACGGTCGTACGTCGGGCCGCCTGTACACACCTGATGCAGATTTGTTTTTACATAGTAGACTTTATAACTTGGCGAACTTGTTATAATTCATATCTGCTGAATAAACTATTGAGGTAAACATATCAATAAagcttcctattcccctctcaaTGTCTGTCAAAATGTTTAAATACATAGCACACTGATTTCGTAACCGATGTGTTCTGTCATTGGCATCTTGATAGCCGTGACGCCCTTGCTGTTGCCTTATTCAATTCTATCATCACATCAACCTTGTTTCATGCATTATTGCTCCAGTCTCTGATTgcatcttctttcatttcttcttcttctcttttcgttgcttttattttctcctcctgtCCATCTGTTTTCTTTAAATACAGCTCGATTATCAGTAAATGAAGGAGTATCAACCCTAAAACGATTCCTATTTTGCACATGCTagctatgtttctatctatctatctacttatctatctatctatctatttacgtatttgtataagtatatttttattttcttccttccattttaGGAGAACCTAACATCAGATCTAATCCAAATTCATTTGATATTCTCCGGATTGTAGAATAGGTATTATGAATCCGTGCACCTTCTTTCAGTCACGTAATGCCCTGTTGCTTTCCACGAATGGAAGAATCTCATAAAAAGTAATTGAATTCACCGACGTCGTAAGGCTTTCTCTAATGGGTACTCGTTTCATTTCTGAGATaacatctttattacttttttgctTATGTaatatgttgaaatatatatatatatataaaagcgcacgcgtgcgcacacacacacaaccacacacacaaccacacacacacacacaaacacacacatagacactcacatagatgcacaaacacacacacacacacacacacacacacacacacgcacacacgcacacacacacacacatagatgcacatacacacacacacacacgtaaacacacacacacacaaccacacactcacacacacacacacacacacactatatatatatatatatatatatatatatatatatatatatatatatatattaatttattcatttattgtttcatatatatatatatgtatttatttatttattcatacacacacacacacacacacacacacacacacacacatatatatatatatatatatatatatatatatatatatatatatatatatatatatatatatatgaatatatgaatatatatatatatatatatatatatatatatatatatatatatatatatatatatatatatatatatatatatatatatatatatatatatatatatatatatatatatatatcttcatgtataaatatatacagatagatagatagacagatatagataaatatatatatatatatatagatagatagatagatatagatagatatatatatagatagatagatagatatgtgtatgtgtgaatatatatatatatatatatatatatatatatatatatatatatatttatatatatatatatatatatatatatatatatatacacacatgcacacacatatatatttatatatctatatctatatctatatctatctatctatatatatatatatatatatatatatatatatattatacgtatatatatatatatatatatatatatatatatatatatatatatatatatatatatatatatacatatttatacgtatatatatatatatatatatatatatatatatatatatatatatatatattcatgtgtatatgtatatatatatatatatatatatatatatatatatatattatttatatatatatttatttatttatttatgaatatatatatatatatatatatatatatatgtatatatatatatatattcatgtgtatatgtatatatatatatatatatttatttatttatttatgaatatatatatatatatatatatatatatatatatatatatgtttatatgaatatatatatgaatatatgaatacatatatatatatatatgaaaatatatgaatacatatacatatatatgaatatacatatatatatatatatatttatatatatatatatatatatatatatatatatatatatatgtgtgtgtgtgtgtgtgtgagtgtgtgtgtgtatgtgtgtgtgtgtgtgtgtgtgtgtgtgtgtgtgtgtgtgtgtgtgtgtgtacgtgtgtgtgtgtgtgtgttagatagaagggcatttgtgttattatatatgtatatatatatatatatatatatatatatatatatgtataatatatatatatacatacaatatatacatacatatatatgtatatatatacaatatatacatacatatatatgtctatgtgtatatatacataaacacatatttaaatatatatatatatatatatatgaatatatacatatttatatatatatatatatatattatatatacatatacatatatatgttgtgtgtggtgagtgtgagtgtgagtgtgaatgtgtgtgtgtgtgtgtgtgtgtgtgtgtgtgtgtgtgtgtgtgtgtgtgtgtgtgtgtgtgtaaggtgccCGCATGTAAATACAGTATGGCCTACGAGCTACGTTGTAGCTTGTATGAATTTGATTCTGGCGCCTTCCAGCGATTGCCATGTTCAGCTTTTATGTGAGTGCTGACGAAGGAGGTACTGTGCACGCGGTCGTTATCAGGATCCTGGCTATAACTGTGTTTTTATTATAGTTCACTCACATTAAACTGTTGAGATATAAGCATTGTGGGACTGACATACTATCATATACGATTacattaaaaatgaaatatgCGTTACTTTTCtacagtgatatatattttttttttttccttttttttctgtgtgcgtgcatgaatgtgTTCGTGAGATGTTTATTATGTTTTGTGTTGCCTTCAGTCATTGATTCAAGTAACGTTATTTTATGTTATGCCTTTTTTCTGGTACAACTAGTATTATATAAAGACGTTTTAAAGAGATAATTGTATAATACTAAAGGGCAAGGAAATGGAAAGGTAaaggcaaaggaaagggaaaggaaaaacaggTGTTGCCTGAAAAGGGAAGGAAGTCGATACCTGTTGGTAACATTACACTGGGCCACTACTTCACTAAACTTTTCATAAGTCCCTATCACCATACGAACCGAAACGTTACAACTGATAAATAATTAACGTCGGTGCTCCTTGTGACTGACCTGCATGACAACTGTGGGATGACACTTGGGCTAGCCCagacgaaagaaagggaaaactgtGAGCTGGGTTCAAATGTATTCTTCTTCACCAAGACAATTACTCTGGTGTCTTATGTTCCTTCCCCTTAAACGAAGTCAGTGCTATTACTGTCTCCAATGCACTAATGCACTCAGAGCCAATAGTAGGAAACTCAGGAAAGCCATAAATAGTTGACTTTTACAATTCAACAAAGAAGTAGATGCCTATGATCAAATGTGTGCCATTTATTCATGTGGGCGATGtccatatgtatgttttatggaATGATAAATACTGCAGTGATAACAGAGAAGCATCTGGCAGCAAACCCCTGATTAGAAGAAAATACAAGCAGGAAGTTGCAAAATCATTCATCAAACACTGAGCACAGCAAATGTTAGACATTCCGTGGCCATCATTCTCCCTGAGGAAACTCATCAGGGGTTTCTGTAACGCGGTTCGAGATCGGAGTCATATGGCGGTCATGACAGAGAGCCGCCTTCCAGTTGCATACTGTAAGAAGTGCCCACCAAAGAAGCACAGGAAGACGCGCTTCCACTGCATCAAGTGTGACCTGTCTGTATGCCTCAGTCACTGCTATGCCCTGTGTATGGATTGTGACACGATGCTCTAGGTAAGTAAAAGAGAACTAGAGCTTATgtctctttattatcgttatatcacGTATTAATACATGTCATGTAAGTCTGAAAATCATAATTTAGTCTCTAAGGAGGTTCACAAAGTCATTAGTGTGTATTTACAGGAAACCATAAAATAGTAAAGTAGTAAAGAAGatttgtcacaaaaaaaaaaaaaaaaaaaaaaaaataataacaataataatgccttTTTCATGGTGTTTTCCCAGAGTGAGTAACACTGTCAGATGTGCTGTCGCCTCCAGTTGAGACGCCCCCAGAACcaaggaaaaagtgaaaaaaatcgcTTCACTGAATTCTTGAAATAAGGCGAGCAACATGATTTGATGTTCAGTTGTGTCGGGAACTGTGTAATTTTGAATGAATCCTGTCAGTGACTGATGGTAAACTAGAAaagtttattttaatttcatgaGTTTAATTTTAATAAAGACTGTTAGCAaacatgtattttgatttttttttttttttttttcaaaacggaGTCTCTCACATTCACGCATATCTTATAGTAAGTAGGTAGAATGCCACATGCTCTtaagtgatgtatatatatacatatatatgtatttatattcatatatgtatatatatatgtatatatatatatttgtatatatttatacattgtatatatgtgtgtttgtgtgtacacacacacacacacacacacacacacacacacacacacacacacacatatatatatatatatatatacatatacatatatatatatatatatatatatatatatatatgcgcatttatGACGAGAATATGGTTTGGT
Proteins encoded in this region:
- the LOC125027506 gene encoding uncharacterized protein LOC125027506 — its product is MRVQVLVLAASTGIVFSSPIPTTGHRISVPRRPSASSPQADQIFLLAALAGAAIASPDYLRENDIFSHKLSDRQKSSRRDSVHPISSVGKIPYLTSPGYSLFARAPVPSHSPNPLTPFRAPGVTSRPGRKLKHHSPSLRQFALPSNVSKSLFATHKTSNYPRLAHANRHPPALAHRTLPPPSPPANRALVAGSPLPRSAVSEQGKQADSQYNIQYTVRDELSGNNFGHQEDRDGYRTQGLYYVHLPDNRVQKVTYYVDGKSGFVAHVTYERKTHYST